The following are from one region of the Mycolicibacterium helvum genome:
- a CDS encoding ATP-binding protein, whose amino-acid sequence MTTPSYPCPTADGDRFIRNDVVADAHNAARVRDEFATWLRACGDLDRVRYSDVVLAVNEALANTAEFAYLHTGGPGTIDVEAVRDGATLTITVADQGRWRESTPATQSRSRGRGIPLMQALADDVTIDSSALGTTVCLRFEHLNAIRRDDADSIVS is encoded by the coding sequence ATGACGACACCGAGTTACCCATGCCCCACAGCTGACGGTGACCGTTTCATCCGTAACGATGTCGTCGCTGATGCGCACAACGCAGCCAGGGTTCGCGATGAGTTCGCGACCTGGCTGCGAGCTTGCGGGGATCTGGACAGGGTTCGGTACAGCGACGTCGTCCTCGCGGTCAATGAAGCGCTCGCCAATACCGCCGAGTTCGCCTACCTGCACACCGGCGGCCCCGGCACCATCGATGTGGAAGCTGTCCGCGACGGCGCCACCTTGACCATCACCGTCGCCGACCAGGGCCGTTGGCGTGAATCCACCCCGGCCACGCAAAGCCGCTCCCGCGGCCGCGGCATCCCGCTGATGCAGGCATTGGCCGACGACGTCACCATCGATTCCTCCGCGCTGGGCACCACGGTCTGCCTGCGCTTCGAACACCTCAACGCCATCCGCCGCGACGACGCCGACTCAATAGTCAGTTAG
- a CDS encoding Zn-ribbon domain-containing OB-fold protein, with product MGDFVKPMPIPTPTTQPFWDALGEHKIRIQYSPSAQQYMFYPRVLAPGTLADDLQWREISGAASLYTYTVAYRPTAPHFAEDVPQLLAVVQWDEGPRFSTEIVNAEPTELEVGMRLQPVFVDYPDSGVTMLRYEPA from the coding sequence ATGGGCGATTTCGTCAAGCCGATGCCGATCCCGACGCCCACCACCCAGCCGTTCTGGGATGCGCTGGGCGAACACAAGATTCGGATCCAGTACTCGCCGTCCGCGCAGCAGTACATGTTCTATCCCCGGGTGTTGGCGCCGGGCACGCTGGCCGACGACCTCCAGTGGCGGGAGATCTCCGGGGCCGCATCGCTTTACACCTACACGGTGGCCTACCGGCCGACAGCACCGCATTTTGCCGAGGATGTGCCGCAGCTGCTGGCCGTGGTGCAGTGGGACGAAGGGCCGCGGTTCTCCACCGAGATCGTCAACGCCGAGCCGACCGAACTGGAAGTCGGCATGCGGCTGCAGCCGGTGTTTGTCGACTATCCCGATTCCGGTGTGACGATGCTGCGCTACGAACCGGCTTGA
- a CDS encoding thiolase family protein: MGLRGEAAIVGYTELPSTKRPTGPLEFTLEQWARLAAATLADAGLSASDVDGICTTHLQESQIFVPSTVIEYLGIKANFAEMVDLGGASAVAMVWRAAAAIELGLCNAVLCVIPATPMTPVSAQKPLDVSELMYFGASSNRYGSPQAEFEIPYGNLGQNGPYGQVATRYGATYGYDERAMAKISVDQRVNANHTPGAIFKDTPITIDDVVNSPVIAAPLHMLEIVMPVMGGAAVLVTNAELARRSTNRPVWVKGFGERVPYKTPTYAHELLQTPMIKAAASAFSMAGLAPSDMDMVSIYDCYTITVLLSLEDAGFCQKGKGLQFIAEHDLTFRGDFPMNTAGGQLGYGQAGTAGGMHHICDATRQIMGRSGATQVADCHRAFVSGNGGILSEQTTLVLEGD, encoded by the coding sequence ATGGGCTTGCGCGGAGAGGCCGCAATCGTCGGCTATACCGAACTCCCCTCCACCAAGCGACCGACCGGGCCACTGGAGTTCACCCTCGAACAGTGGGCCCGGCTGGCAGCGGCCACCCTGGCCGACGCGGGCCTGTCGGCGTCTGATGTGGACGGCATCTGCACCACGCACCTGCAGGAATCACAGATCTTCGTCCCTTCGACCGTCATCGAATATCTGGGCATCAAAGCCAATTTCGCCGAGATGGTCGACCTTGGCGGCGCCAGCGCGGTCGCGATGGTGTGGCGCGCCGCGGCTGCCATCGAGCTGGGGCTGTGCAACGCCGTGCTGTGCGTGATCCCCGCGACGCCGATGACCCCGGTCAGCGCGCAGAAACCGCTGGACGTCAGCGAGCTGATGTACTTCGGGGCGTCGAGCAACCGGTATGGCTCGCCGCAGGCCGAATTCGAGATCCCCTACGGCAATCTCGGACAGAACGGCCCCTACGGGCAGGTCGCGACCCGCTACGGCGCCACCTACGGCTACGACGAACGCGCCATGGCCAAGATCAGCGTCGACCAGCGTGTCAACGCCAATCACACACCGGGGGCGATCTTCAAAGACACCCCGATCACCATCGACGACGTGGTCAACAGCCCGGTGATCGCCGCGCCGCTGCACATGCTGGAGATCGTCATGCCGGTGATGGGGGGCGCAGCTGTCCTGGTGACCAACGCCGAGCTGGCCCGTCGCAGCACCAATCGGCCGGTGTGGGTCAAGGGATTCGGGGAGCGGGTCCCCTACAAGACGCCCACCTACGCCCATGAGCTTCTGCAGACACCGATGATCAAGGCAGCCGCGTCGGCATTCTCGATGGCCGGGCTGGCCCCGTCCGATATGGACATGGTGTCGATCTACGACTGCTACACCATCACCGTGCTGCTCAGCCTCGAGGACGCGGGATTCTGCCAGAAGGGCAAGGGCCTGCAGTTCATCGCCGAACACGACCTGACGTTCCGCGGCGACTTCCCGATGAACACCGCCGGCGGGCAGCTGGGTTACGGGCAGGCCGGCACCGCCGGCGGCATGCACCACATCTGCGATGCCACCCGTCAGATCATGGGCCGCTCGGGGGCCACCCAGGTGGCCGATTGCCACCGCGCCTTCGTCTCCGGCAACGGCGGCATCTTGAGTGAACAGACCACCCTTGTCCTGGAAGGCGATTAG
- a CDS encoding SDR family NAD(P)-dependent oxidoreductase, with translation MVLPLDGKVAVVTGTSRGVGLGIAHELLRAGATVVGCSRGPLDAIPGVADNPDWLGRSSQRVCDQGDYRAIDAFVDAVVADYGRIDILVNNAGGTVPAPHVEDIPELVSRIQGAPAAADDYERTVLFHAFAIQMNLISPMWFAIRVFRQMRDQDGVGSIVNISSGAGHPAGSPTLVSYGAAKSGLNHLTRSLAEEWGPKVRVNCLALGPTMTDNFKSFVLPKDDPTGEKYFHAVPMNRAGEPAEVGRAVVFLCSGTADFINGTTIEIDGGMMPGVLYEAGLKTITDLL, from the coding sequence GTGGTATTACCGCTGGACGGAAAGGTCGCCGTCGTCACCGGCACCAGCCGCGGCGTGGGACTTGGTATCGCGCACGAACTGCTGCGGGCCGGGGCCACGGTTGTCGGCTGCTCGCGAGGACCGTTGGACGCGATCCCCGGCGTGGCCGACAACCCGGACTGGCTGGGCCGCTCGTCGCAGCGGGTCTGCGATCAGGGCGACTACCGGGCCATCGACGCGTTCGTCGACGCCGTGGTGGCCGACTACGGCCGCATCGACATCCTGGTCAACAATGCCGGCGGCACGGTACCCGCACCGCACGTCGAGGACATCCCGGAGCTCGTCTCGCGCATTCAGGGCGCACCGGCGGCCGCCGACGACTACGAACGCACGGTGTTGTTCCACGCCTTCGCCATTCAGATGAACCTGATCAGCCCGATGTGGTTCGCCATTCGGGTGTTTCGGCAGATGCGTGACCAGGACGGCGTCGGCTCGATCGTCAACATCTCCAGTGGCGCAGGCCATCCCGCCGGATCGCCCACGCTGGTGTCCTACGGCGCGGCCAAATCCGGGCTCAATCATCTGACCCGCTCGCTGGCCGAGGAATGGGGACCGAAGGTGCGGGTCAACTGTTTGGCACTGGGCCCCACCATGACCGACAACTTCAAGTCGTTCGTGCTGCCCAAGGATGACCCGACGGGGGAGAAGTACTTCCACGCCGTGCCGATGAACCGAGCCGGCGAGCCCGCCGAGGTCGGCCGTGCGGTGGTGTTCTTGTGCAGTGGCACAGCCGATTTCATCAACGGCACCACCATCGAGATCGACGGCGGCATGATGCCCGGCGTGCTGTACGAGGCGGGCCTGAAGACCATTACGGATCTGCTATGA
- a CDS encoding NAD(P)H-dependent amine dehydrogenase family protein — MKRVIQFATGNVGKHALPMIIERPDLQLVGLHAYGADKVGRDAAQVCGLTEPTGVIATNDIDALVDLGADCVVYTSQAEMRPQQAIEEICRFLRAGTNVVGTSMVWLVAPHHADAWIREPLAQACADGGTSLYINGVDPGYSGDSLVYTALTLAGRATAITVSEICDYGSYDDAEFTGVSFGFGTAPDHTPIMFAPGVLSSLWGGQVRSLAEVLGVTLDEVRERHESWVTPEPIDCTMMSVAPGQVAAVRFAVEGIRDGQPVITMEHVNRLTPATAPHWPYPPDGRLGVHRVVVHGNPGVEINTHLGLDGVDHNDGGVISTAARAVNAIDAVCAAPPGLVSVKDLPAAHADAVMW, encoded by the coding sequence ATGAAGCGCGTCATCCAGTTCGCCACCGGCAATGTCGGCAAGCATGCCCTGCCGATGATCATCGAGCGGCCCGACCTGCAACTCGTCGGGTTACACGCGTACGGCGCCGACAAGGTCGGTCGCGACGCCGCCCAGGTCTGCGGGCTGACCGAGCCCACCGGCGTCATCGCCACCAACGACATCGATGCGCTGGTCGACCTGGGCGCCGACTGCGTGGTCTACACCTCGCAGGCCGAGATGCGCCCCCAGCAGGCGATCGAGGAGATCTGCCGGTTCCTGCGGGCGGGCACCAACGTCGTCGGCACGTCGATGGTCTGGCTGGTCGCCCCACACCACGCCGACGCCTGGATCCGCGAACCGCTGGCCCAGGCCTGTGCCGACGGCGGCACCTCGCTGTACATCAACGGCGTCGACCCGGGCTACTCCGGTGACAGTCTGGTCTACACCGCGCTGACCTTGGCCGGGCGGGCCACCGCGATCACCGTGTCGGAGATCTGTGACTACGGCAGCTACGACGACGCCGAATTCACCGGCGTCAGTTTCGGTTTCGGCACCGCGCCGGACCACACGCCGATCATGTTCGCGCCCGGGGTGCTGTCCTCGCTGTGGGGCGGGCAGGTCCGCTCGCTGGCCGAGGTGCTCGGGGTCACCCTCGACGAGGTGCGCGAGCGGCACGAGAGCTGGGTCACCCCCGAGCCGATCGACTGCACGATGATGAGTGTGGCGCCCGGTCAGGTGGCTGCCGTCCGCTTCGCGGTCGAGGGCATCCGCGACGGGCAGCCGGTGATCACCATGGAGCACGTCAACCGGCTCACCCCGGCAACCGCACCGCACTGGCCCTACCCGCCCGACGGCCGCCTTGGCGTGCATCGGGTGGTCGTACACGGAAACCCCGGGGTGGAGATCAACACCCACCTCGGTCTGGACGGCGTGGACCACAACGACGGCGGGGTGATCTCCACCGCCGCGCGAGCCGTCAACGCCATCGACGCGGTGTGTGCCGCGCCGCCGGGTCTGGTGTCCGTCAAGGATCTGCCCGCCGCGCACGCCGACGCAGTGATGTGGTGA
- a CDS encoding TetR/AcrR family transcriptional regulator, whose protein sequence is MVTKASPRRPPGGSQLRADRTRDAVLDETVRCVVEEGFAAASAKHIAERAGVTWGVVQYHFGDRDGLLMAVVDRGFTELLDLLRSLPPPSGDQSRRKRVELVVHAAWEAFSSPTSRASLEILIGTRAMRDKRATRHLVELHRAITDLSGDIAEGLDSPHAAAIGDLIWATMRGLVITQLVMAGPLRNSRELTALVDVICSYLDLHGQTQ, encoded by the coding sequence GTGGTGACCAAGGCTTCGCCGCGGCGTCCGCCCGGCGGCAGCCAGCTGCGCGCCGACCGGACTCGCGACGCGGTACTCGACGAGACAGTGCGCTGCGTGGTCGAGGAGGGGTTTGCCGCCGCCAGCGCCAAGCACATCGCCGAACGGGCCGGCGTGACCTGGGGCGTGGTGCAATACCACTTCGGTGACCGGGACGGTCTGCTGATGGCCGTTGTCGACCGGGGTTTCACCGAGCTGCTCGATTTGTTGCGCAGCCTGCCGCCCCCGTCGGGCGATCAAAGCCGCCGCAAGCGGGTCGAATTGGTGGTCCACGCCGCGTGGGAGGCGTTCTCCAGCCCGACGTCGCGGGCCTCCCTGGAGATTCTCATCGGCACCCGGGCGATGCGCGACAAGCGGGCCACCCGCCATCTCGTCGAATTGCACAGGGCAATCACCGATTTGAGTGGCGACATCGCCGAAGGCCTGGACAGTCCGCACGCGGCGGCCATCGGCGACCTGATCTGGGCCACCATGCGTGGTCTGGTGATCACTCAACTGGTCATGGCCGGACCGTTGCGCAACAGCCGGGAACTGACGGCGCTGGTCGATGTGATCTGCTCGTACCTGGATCTACATGGGCAAACACAGTGA
- a CDS encoding type IV pilus biogenesis protein PilM, which translates to MTEPLGISVGSTSLVAARAGAAPVICPAELTLGDQVWTGFVDRVGDPMPLVGDDGVSYRAEQLLALALSALADAGGAGLAAVAGVAVPAHWGPGRRDALRDAMWSLPALAGAGAPPLLVSDATAALRSLQNDPGLPRHGVILVCDFGASGTSLTLADAGADYRQIGETARRAGLPAELEAFIDDTLAQARISRESISAVAAIGDSESIPAAVQQLSEHLRLPVTMSAYPQLDAALGASVAAARQLAADAPTGLAPAPLIADVGPQSATMAAALAWSSDETPDDPIAQDQSYSYGDYDYRGYGDYESDDDLAILGGDESERRESGLTRSVPLLLGGAAAVAAVAVGGFAYTLTGASTPDTPSTQSVKPAPATAVTALTPAQQSPAAPPPVPTETVTMTNAPISTVTEQAPPPQTTIVTVETTITTPPTTTTTTPTTTTTTTATTTPPTTTTTTPTTTTTQWDTTTSTTRKPLIPGLPPPPHIPGLPPLPNLNVG; encoded by the coding sequence ATGACCGAACCACTGGGTATCTCCGTGGGCTCAACCAGCCTGGTGGCCGCGCGTGCCGGAGCTGCGCCGGTCATCTGTCCTGCCGAATTGACACTCGGCGACCAGGTGTGGACCGGCTTTGTCGACCGGGTCGGTGACCCGATGCCGCTGGTTGGGGACGACGGGGTGTCCTATCGCGCCGAACAGCTGCTGGCCCTGGCGCTGTCCGCGCTCGCCGATGCCGGCGGCGCGGGTCTTGCGGCGGTAGCGGGTGTGGCGGTTCCGGCGCACTGGGGGCCCGGCCGCCGCGACGCGCTGCGCGACGCCATGTGGAGCTTGCCCGCACTGGCCGGCGCCGGCGCACCACCACTGCTGGTCTCCGACGCCACCGCCGCGCTGCGCTCGCTGCAGAACGATCCGGGCCTACCGCGCCACGGCGTGATCCTGGTGTGCGACTTCGGTGCCAGCGGCACGTCGCTGACCCTGGCTGATGCCGGTGCCGACTACCGCCAGATCGGTGAGACCGCACGCCGCGCGGGTTTGCCCGCCGAACTCGAGGCGTTCATCGATGACACGCTGGCGCAGGCGCGGATCTCCCGCGAGAGTATCAGCGCCGTCGCGGCTATCGGCGATTCGGAATCGATACCGGCTGCTGTGCAACAACTCTCGGAGCACTTGCGGCTGCCGGTCACGATGTCGGCGTATCCGCAGCTTGATGCGGCGCTAGGCGCGAGTGTGGCCGCGGCACGACAGCTGGCGGCCGACGCACCGACCGGTCTGGCGCCCGCACCGCTGATCGCTGATGTCGGCCCGCAATCGGCGACCATGGCCGCCGCGCTGGCCTGGTCGAGCGACGAAACCCCCGATGACCCGATCGCGCAAGACCAGTCGTATTCCTACGGCGACTACGACTACCGCGGCTATGGCGACTACGAGAGCGACGACGATCTCGCCATCCTCGGCGGCGACGAGTCCGAGCGACGCGAGTCGGGCCTGACCCGCAGCGTGCCCCTGCTGCTCGGCGGGGCCGCCGCCGTCGCTGCCGTGGCAGTCGGTGGCTTCGCCTACACCCTCACAGGTGCCAGCACCCCCGACACACCGAGCACGCAGTCGGTGAAGCCGGCTCCGGCCACGGCGGTCACCGCGCTCACCCCGGCACAGCAGAGTCCTGCGGCGCCTCCACCGGTCCCGACGGAAACCGTCACGATGACCAATGCGCCCATCAGCACGGTCACCGAACAGGCACCGCCACCCCAAACCACCATCGTCACCGTGGAAACGACGATCACGACGCCGCCGACCACCACCACGACAACGCCGACGACGACCACCACAACAACGGCGACCACGACGCCGCCGACCACCACCACGACAACGCCGACGACGACCACCACCCAGTGGGACACCACAACCAGCACGACGCGAAAGCCGTTGATCCCCGGGTTGCCGCCGCCACCGCACATCCCCGGCCTGCCTCCGCTACCGAACCTCAACGTGGGCTGA
- the mbp1 gene encoding microaggregate-binding protein 1 — MGEHNSGPEEAVKGVVEGVKGKAKEVIGAVTGRDDLQREGQAQQDKADSQREAAQKEAEAESARAAAKANEAREKAEQN; from the coding sequence ATGGGCGAGCACAACAGCGGACCAGAAGAAGCCGTCAAGGGCGTCGTCGAAGGCGTCAAGGGTAAGGCCAAGGAAGTCATCGGCGCCGTGACGGGCCGCGATGACCTACAGCGCGAGGGACAGGCCCAGCAGGACAAGGCCGATTCTCAGCGTGAGGCCGCTCAAAAGGAAGCCGAGGCCGAGAGCGCCCGGGCCGCCGCGAAGGCGAACGAGGCGCGCGAAAAGGCCGAACAGAACTAG
- a CDS encoding DUF7218 family protein: protein MPNASIKNEKMYRDLRQEGSSKEKAARISNAAASRGASEVGRKGGKSGTYDHWTVVELRRRAKEIGLSGYSKLTKDKLIAELRDH from the coding sequence ATGCCGAACGCATCGATCAAGAACGAGAAGATGTACCGGGACCTTCGTCAGGAAGGCAGCTCGAAGGAGAAGGCCGCCCGCATTTCGAATGCTGCCGCGTCCCGGGGTGCGTCGGAAGTCGGTCGCAAGGGCGGCAAGTCAGGCACCTACGACCACTGGACAGTGGTCGAACTGAGAAGGCGCGCCAAGGAAATCGGGCTCTCGGGGTACTCCAAGCTCACCAAAGACAAGTTGATCGCGGAACTCCGCGATCACTGA
- a CDS encoding DUF6131 family protein — translation MIVLGIILLVLGIVLGVSILETIGVILLVVGAVLWILGAVGRPVGGRKVWF, via the coding sequence ATGATCGTTCTCGGAATCATCCTGTTGGTGCTCGGCATCGTTCTAGGGGTCTCCATCCTGGAGACCATCGGCGTCATCTTGCTGGTGGTTGGCGCGGTGCTGTGGATTCTCGGCGCTGTTGGTCGGCCAGTCGGCGGACGCAAGGTCTGGTTCTAG
- a CDS encoding class I SAM-dependent methyltransferase has protein sequence MTPRLPDEYFAALYEASTDPWQLESRWYERRKYAITLALLPEERYQHAFEPGCSVGVLTEQLSARCDHVTAIDVAEGALAHADARLRRCGRRETVTLLHRAFDMPWPAIDFDLVMISEVAYYFDAPTLRAILDRELPRLHAGVTVIAAHWRHPVADYPLSGDEANAVIGATAGLHRIAEYRDDDVAIAVFDTRSAQSVAARTAVPGA, from the coding sequence GTGACGCCCCGCCTGCCCGACGAGTATTTCGCCGCCCTCTACGAGGCCTCGACGGACCCGTGGCAGCTCGAATCTCGTTGGTATGAACGCCGCAAGTACGCGATCACTCTCGCGCTGCTGCCCGAGGAGCGCTACCAGCATGCGTTCGAGCCGGGGTGCTCGGTCGGGGTGCTCACCGAGCAGCTCAGCGCTCGGTGCGATCACGTTACGGCCATCGACGTCGCCGAGGGCGCTCTGGCGCATGCAGATGCCCGGCTACGCAGGTGCGGGCGACGAGAAACCGTCACATTGTTGCATCGAGCCTTCGATATGCCTTGGCCAGCAATCGATTTCGACCTAGTGATGATCTCTGAGGTTGCGTACTACTTCGATGCCCCGACACTTCGAGCGATACTCGATCGAGAGCTGCCCCGTCTGCACGCGGGCGTCACCGTGATCGCGGCGCATTGGCGTCATCCGGTGGCCGACTATCCGCTGTCGGGGGACGAGGCCAACGCAGTCATCGGCGCGACTGCCGGCCTGCACCGGATAGCCGAATACCGCGATGACGATGTTGCCATCGCGGTATTCGACACCCGGTCAGCCCAGTCTGTCGCAGCCCGCACGGCCGTACCGGGTGCCTGA
- a CDS encoding PIG-L deacetylase family protein, whose protein sequence is MSPRAASNAARFADVPIAGGGTPTQEWLEWGCHFPPVDLDSCPGLLVVAPHPDDETLGFGGAAGAIAARGIAVRTVVASDGGAAWPGLSSRDQTHLERARRSESRRAASALGLRAPTFLGLPDGGLADEESRLADILTGMLDECVDGTWCAATWRGDGHPDHEAVGRAAAVATSRTGAVLLEYPVWMWHWARPGEANVPWQRASRVILDPVATERKQHAVAVFRSQLDPDDGRDPIVPPHVLSRLQAVGEVVFR, encoded by the coding sequence ATGAGTCCGAGGGCGGCGAGCAACGCCGCGCGGTTCGCCGATGTGCCGATCGCCGGCGGCGGTACGCCGACGCAGGAGTGGCTGGAGTGGGGCTGTCACTTTCCGCCCGTTGATCTCGACAGCTGCCCGGGCCTGCTCGTGGTAGCACCGCACCCCGATGACGAGACCCTCGGCTTCGGCGGGGCGGCCGGCGCGATCGCGGCCCGCGGAATCGCTGTCCGCACGGTCGTCGCCAGCGACGGCGGCGCGGCCTGGCCGGGCCTCTCATCGCGCGACCAGACGCACCTCGAGCGCGCACGACGCAGCGAGTCACGGCGCGCGGCGTCTGCGCTCGGCCTTCGCGCACCGACCTTTCTCGGGCTGCCCGACGGCGGGCTGGCCGATGAGGAATCCCGGCTGGCCGACATCCTGACCGGCATGCTGGACGAATGCGTGGACGGGACGTGGTGCGCGGCAACCTGGCGCGGCGACGGTCATCCCGATCACGAGGCAGTCGGTCGTGCCGCGGCTGTCGCCACGTCCCGCACCGGCGCGGTCCTGCTGGAGTACCCGGTCTGGATGTGGCACTGGGCGCGTCCGGGCGAGGCAAACGTGCCGTGGCAACGGGCAAGCCGGGTGATTCTGGATCCCGTTGCGACCGAACGTAAACAACACGCCGTGGCGGTGTTCCGCAGTCAGCTCGACCCCGACGATGGCCGAGATCCGATAGTGCCGCCGCATGTCCTGTCGCGGCTTCAGGCCGTGGGCGAAGTGGTGTTCCGGTGA